The genomic DNA AGCGTGGGGCAGGTCAAGAACAATATCCTGATGATCGGCCCCACCGGCGTGGGCAAGACCTACCTCATTAAACTTATTGCTAAAAAACTCGGCGTGCCCATGGTCAAGGCGGACGCCACCAAATTTTCCGAGACCGGGTACGTGGGCAGCGACGTGGAAGACCTGGTGCGTGACCTCTATCATGAGGCTGGCGAGAACAAGGAGTTGGCCGAGCACGGGATCATTTACATTGACGAGATAGACAAGATCGCCTCCAGCCGGAACCTGATCGGCCCGGACGTCTCCAGGACCGGTGTTCAAAGGGCTTTACTCAAACCCATGGAAGAGACCGAAGTGGACCTCAAGGTGTCTCATGATCCCATCTCTCAGCTTCAGGCCATGGAACGCTACCGCCGCACAGGCAAACGCGAAAAAAGAACGATTAATACAAAAAATATCCTCTTTATTGTCAGCGGCGCCTTTCCCGAGCTGATTCCGATAGTCAAAAAACGCCTCCAGGCCCATGGCGTGGGCTTTACCGCGGAGATCTCCACCCCGGGAAAGGATACCCGGTTTCTCCACCAGATCAGGTCGGAAGACTTCATTGAATATGGATTCGAAAGTGAGTTTATCGGCCGGCTGCCTGTTCTGGCCGTCCTGGACCCTCTTGCGGAAGAAGACCTCCACCAGATTCTTAAAAACCCGAACAGCCCGATTATCACCAGCAAGAAAAAGGACTTCAGGTCATACGGCATTGATCTTCTCTTCGATGATAAAGCCCTGGCCCGGCTGGCCCGGCTGGCCGCCGCGGAAAAAACAGGGGCCCGGGGGCTGGTCAGCGTCATCGAGCGCGTTCTGCTGCCTTTTGAATCCAGGCTGCCTTCGACTGAAATTCATCGTTTCTCCATCAGTTTGAACACGGTCGAGGACCCGGAGGCCGATCTCAAAGCCTTGTTAAAGGACCCGGACGCCCCGGAGCGGCAAAGCCATTACGACCGGCTCAGCGCTGAGGAACGGCAGGAGCTCCTGGCCTTAATCCAGGAACACGAAGAGCTCCTGGAGTTCTGCCCCAGCCTGCCTTTAAGCACGACCAGGGTCAATCTCCTGGCGGCCTTTATCTCCCAGGAGTTCATGGACCTGACCGAGGCAGCCGCCAGGCTAAAGGAGATCTATAACCAGGTCGAGGTCTGTGAGACAAAAATTTTTAAACAGCTTGGCCTGACCGTCGAGTTCACCGAAGGTGCGGCCGATGAACTGGTCCGCCGCGTCGTCACTGAAGGCCAGGAGCCGGAACAGGTTTACCGCCTTTTTTACCAGGACTTCCGGGCCGGGCTGCGCCAGGTTAGCGAGAAGACCGGCCGAAGAGTATTTACCATCACCCGGGAAGCAGTTCTCAACCCAGAGGAGTTCTTGAACGACCTGGCCTTCGAAGGCTTCGATGATTAGTCACCGAACCTGAAGCCTCTTATAAAGCCGCAGGAGCCTCCTCCTCAATGAGCGACTGATGATTGGTATCTCCAAATTATACTGCGGCGCGGTCGAACCGTCCGACGCCTTGCGTTACGGCCGCCGCATGAGCGACCTGCCTTCACACCTCCTCCAGTTTGCCCAGGATAAGAAGCCGGTCGTGGTCTGGAACGTGACCCAGGCCTGCAACCTCAAGTGCGTCCACTGTTACGCCCAGGCCAAGGCCGGGGCCGGGCGGGACGAACTGTCCACCGGTGAGGCCATGGCCCTGATTGACGATCTGGCCGTCTTTGGCGCACCGGTCCTGCTCTTTTCCGGCGGGGAGCCCCTGATGCGGCCCGACCTGACCGCGCTGATCAAGCATGCCGTCAAGAAAGGCCTGCGGGCGGTGCTGTCCACCAACGGCACTCTTATCGGCAGGGACAAGGCCGTGGAACTGAAAGACCTGGGGCTTTCATACGTGGGCATCAGCCTCGATGGGCTGGGCGAGGTCAACGACCGCTTCCGGGGCGTTAGCGGGGCCTTTGATATGGCCCTGTCCGGCATGGCAAACTGCCAGGAGGCCGGTCTCAAGGTCGGCCTTCGCTTCACCATGAACAAACGCAACGTGGCTGAAATTCCGGGCATCTTCAATCTCCTGGAGGAAAAGGACATCCCCCGGGTCTGTTTTTATCACCTGGTTTACACCGGCCGCGGTTCCGCCCTGATGGAGGAAGACCTCAGCCATTGGGAAACCAGGGACGCCCTGGACCTGATCATGGACCGCACCAGGGATCTTCATGACCGGGGTCTGCCCAAGGAGGTCCTGACCGTGGATAATCACGCCGACGGACCCTATCTTTACCTCCGCATGCTCAGAGAGAAATCTCCGCGGGCCAGCGGCGTGCTCGAACTGCTGAAGATGAACCAAGGCAACAGCTCCGGCCTGGGCATCGGCTGCGTTTCCTGGGACGGCCGGGTCCACGCCGACCAGTTCTGGAGGAGCCATACCTTTGGCAACGTGCGGGAGCGGCCTTTCAGCGAAATATGGACCGACTCCTCCATCACCCTCCTGGCTCAGTTAAAGGAAAAAAAGAATTACGTCACCGGCCGGTGCCAGACCTGTTACTGGCTGGACGTCTGCGGCGGGAACTTCCGGGCGCGGGCCGAAGCGGTCTTTGGGGACCCCTGGGCCCCGGACCCGGCCTGTTATTTGACCGATGAGGAGATTAAAGGAGTTTATTGAAGGGCAGGGGGGAATTTTTGGAAAAAAGTTTTCCCGACAGAAAAAACGGAGGCATCCATGTATTTTCCTGAATATCGTGCCAGGCGGACGAGGCGCACCGAGACTCTCCGGCGCATGGTTCGTGAAACCTCGCTGTCCGTGGACGACCTGATCTACCCGCTTTTTGTCGTCCCGGGGTCCAATGTCAAGACGCCCATCTCGACCATGCCCGGGCAGTATCATTTCTCGGTGGACAGGCTAGTTGATGAAGTCGCGGCGGCGCGTGACCTGGGCATCCCGGCGGTGATACTATTCGGCCTGCCTGAAACCAAGGATGAGGTTGGGTCCTCGGCCTACGATCCGCAGGGGATCATCCAGCGGGCCTTGACCGCAATTAAAGAAAAAGTCGAGGACATACTCCTCATTAGCGACGTCTGTCTCTGCGAATATACCTCCCACGGACACTGCGGCGTCCTGAAAGGCCATGAGGTGGACAACGACCCCACCCTGGAACTGCTGGCTAAAACTGCCTTGTCGCACGTTCAGGCCGGAGCGGACATGGTCGCCCCTTCGGACATGATGGACGGCCGGGTGGCTGAGATCCGGTCGGTCCTGGATGAAAAGGGGTTTACTCACATTCCGATCATGAGCTACGCCGCCAAATTCGCTTCAGCTTTTTACGGGCCTTTCCGGGAAGCGGCCCAGTCGGCCCCTGCCTTTGGAGACCGGCGAAGCTACCAGATGGACCCGTCCAACATCCGGGAGGCCTTGCGCGAGGTGGCCATGGACATCGAGGAAGGCGCGGACATCATCATGGTCAAGCCGGCCATGGCCTTTATGGACGTCATCTGCCGCGTCCGGGAGGAGTTTAACCTGCCTCTGGCCGCCTACAGCGTTAGCGGGGAGTACGCCATGATCAAGGCTGCGGCTGAAAAAGGCTGGATTGATGAAAAACAGGTGGTGCTCGAGCTCCTGACAGGGATCAAGCGTGCCGGCGCGGACATGATCCTGACCTACTTTGCCCTTCAAGTGGCGTCCTGGTTAAAGGAATGACAGCCATGTCTCATGCGGTGGTTTCCGGCCATGGCGGCTCAATGGCAGCCCCGCGGCTGGTGGCCTGGGAGGTGACCCGGGCCTGCAACCTGGCCTGCCTCCACTGCCGGGCCGCGGCAATCAACGAACCGGATCCGAACGAATTGACCACGGCCGAGGGACTGAGGCTCATAGACCAGATCGCAGCCATGGGCCAAGGCATCATTCTGATCATGACCGGCGGCGAACCGCTGCTCCGGCCCGACGTCTTCGAACTGGCAGCCCATGGCACGGCCAGGGGCCTGCGCGTCGTCATGGCCCCGAACGGAACACTCATCACCCCGGAGACAGCCCAAAAAATCAAGGCCAGCGGCGTCCAGCGCATCAGCATCAGCCTGGACGGTTCCGCGGCCCAAGACCACGACCGCTTTCGAGGCGTGGACGGCGCGTTTGAACGCACCCTCGAGGGGCTGAGGTATGCCCGGGACG from Deltaproteobacteria bacterium includes the following:
- the hemB gene encoding porphobilinogen synthase — protein: MYFPEYRARRTRRTETLRRMVRETSLSVDDLIYPLFVVPGSNVKTPISTMPGQYHFSVDRLVDEVAAARDLGIPAVILFGLPETKDEVGSSAYDPQGIIQRALTAIKEKVEDILLISDVCLCEYTSHGHCGVLKGHEVDNDPTLELLAKTALSHVQAGADMVAPSDMMDGRVAEIRSVLDEKGFTHIPIMSYAAKFASAFYGPFREAAQSAPAFGDRRSYQMDPSNIREALREVAMDIEEGADIIMVKPAMAFMDVICRVREEFNLPLAAYSVSGEYAMIKAAAEKGWIDEKQVVLELLTGIKRAGADMILTYFALQVASWLKE
- a CDS encoding AAA family ATPase, whose translation is MKDDTKLPGPKDLQKELADYLSRKYGERVKVISPVIMRTELNKDESDGREAKPSSLNQVNFRLKPEELKEFLDQYIIKQDEAKTIVATKVCTHFNRAEFDRRLPQEDGGRSVGQVKNNILMIGPTGVGKTYLIKLIAKKLGVPMVKADATKFSETGYVGSDVEDLVRDLYHEAGENKELAEHGIIYIDEIDKIASSRNLIGPDVSRTGVQRALLKPMEETEVDLKVSHDPISQLQAMERYRRTGKREKRTINTKNILFIVSGAFPELIPIVKKRLQAHGVGFTAEISTPGKDTRFLHQIRSEDFIEYGFESEFIGRLPVLAVLDPLAEEDLHQILKNPNSPIITSKKKDFRSYGIDLLFDDKALARLARLAAAEKTGARGLVSVIERVLLPFESRLPSTEIHRFSISLNTVEDPEADLKALLKDPDAPERQSHYDRLSAEERQELLALIQEHEELLEFCPSLPLSTTRVNLLAAFISQEFMDLTEAAARLKEIYNQVEVCETKIFKQLGLTVEFTEGAADELVRRVVTEGQEPEQVYRLFYQDFRAGLRQVSEKTGRRVFTITREAVLNPEEFLNDLAFEGFDD
- the ahbC gene encoding 12,18-didecarboxysiroheme deacetylase; the encoded protein is MIGISKLYCGAVEPSDALRYGRRMSDLPSHLLQFAQDKKPVVVWNVTQACNLKCVHCYAQAKAGAGRDELSTGEAMALIDDLAVFGAPVLLFSGGEPLMRPDLTALIKHAVKKGLRAVLSTNGTLIGRDKAVELKDLGLSYVGISLDGLGEVNDRFRGVSGAFDMALSGMANCQEAGLKVGLRFTMNKRNVAEIPGIFNLLEEKDIPRVCFYHLVYTGRGSALMEEDLSHWETRDALDLIMDRTRDLHDRGLPKEVLTVDNHADGPYLYLRMLREKSPRASGVLELLKMNQGNSSGLGIGCVSWDGRVHADQFWRSHTFGNVRERPFSEIWTDSSITLLAQLKEKKNYVTGRCQTCYWLDVCGGNFRARAEAVFGDPWAPDPACYLTDEEIKGVY